A stretch of the Sulfuritortus calidifontis genome encodes the following:
- a CDS encoding TrmH family RNA methyltransferase yields the protein MSVKAIHSRDNAEFRFLKNLAEEARARREAGLTLLDGWHLIEAALQAGLKPEKLILTEGVVMPAGAQALLETLPVLSLSEALMRALAPVKTPTGLMALLRIPQPAKTRREFAILLEDIQDPGNLGAVLRSAAAAGVQVVYLSKGCTDAWSPKALRGGQGAQFQLAIVEGADLAEVAAEFPGGVYAAVLGAEAALYQLELTGAVAFAFGNEGAGLSRSLQACCQPFSIPMPGRVESLNVATAAAVCLFERVRQTAYAGSGGRQ from the coding sequence ATGTCGGTGAAGGCCATCCACTCGCGCGATAACGCTGAATTCCGTTTCCTGAAGAACTTGGCCGAAGAGGCGAGGGCACGGCGCGAGGCCGGGCTGACCCTGCTCGACGGTTGGCACCTGATCGAGGCGGCGCTGCAGGCCGGGCTGAAGCCGGAGAAGCTGATCTTGACGGAAGGGGTGGTAATGCCTGCTGGCGCGCAAGCCCTGCTGGAGACCCTGCCGGTCTTGAGCCTGAGTGAAGCCCTGATGCGCGCGCTGGCGCCGGTGAAGACGCCGACCGGGCTGATGGCACTGCTGCGCATCCCGCAGCCGGCCAAGACGAGGCGTGAATTCGCCATCCTGCTGGAAGACATCCAGGATCCCGGCAATCTCGGTGCCGTGTTGCGTTCGGCGGCGGCGGCGGGGGTGCAGGTTGTCTATCTGTCGAAGGGCTGCACCGATGCCTGGTCGCCCAAGGCATTGCGCGGCGGTCAGGGCGCGCAGTTTCAGCTGGCCATTGTCGAAGGGGCCGATCTGGCCGAGGTGGCGGCGGAATTTCCCGGCGGCGTGTATGCCGCCGTGCTCGGCGCCGAGGCCGCGCTGTATCAATTGGAGCTGACCGGTGCCGTGGCCTTTGCCTTCGGCAACGAGGGCGCTGGCTTGAGTCGATCATTGCAGGCCTGCTGCCAGCCTTTCAGCATCCCCATGCCAGGGCGGGTGGAGTCGCTCAATGTTGCCACCGCCGCCGCGGTCTGCCTGTTCGAACGGGTCAGGCAGACCGCCTATGCCGGTTCAGGCGGTCGCCAATGA
- the dnaE gene encoding DNA polymerase III subunit alpha, with translation MTQPQFAHLRLHSEYSIQDGLLRIGEAVQQAKADAMPALALTDLANVFGLVKFYSAARKAGVKPVCGCDIWVAEPGQIDKPNRLLLLVQQREGYRRLCELLTRAYRDNLHRGRAIVDPRWFDELGTEGLIALSGAHLGDVGQALLNEAQGQARKLARHWAKRFPERYYLEIQRDGRAEAEPHLVRAVELAAELGLPVVATHPVQFLKRDDYKAHEARVCIAEGAILADRRRPRLFTEEDYFKSQAEMAELFADLPEALANSVEIARRCNLTLELGKNKLPLFPTPEGMTLDDYLRQRSQEGLAQRLELLYPDPVKRAEVLPGYQERLEFELGTIIQMGFPGYFLIVADFINWAKHNGVPVGPGRGSGAGSLVAYCLGITDLDPTRYDLLFERFLNPERVSMPDFDVDFCQDGRDRVIQYVRDKYGHDAVSQIATFGTLGSKSVIRDVGRVLDMPYNFCDTLSKLVPIEGVKPVPLARALEQEPQLKEKYEAEEDVKELFELAFSLEDLTRNVGMHAGGVLIAPGKLTDFCPLYRAEGSEAMVSQFDKDDVEKAGLVKFDFLGLRTLTIIDWAVRYIKRLHPEVDLRMETLPLDDAATYKLLKACNTTAVFQLESRGMKDLIRRLQPDCFEDLIALVALFRPGPLESGMVDDFINRKHGRAELSYLHPMLEGVLKPTYGVIVYQEQVMQIAQIMGGYTLGAADLLRRAMGKKKPEEMAQHRGIFVEGAVKKGVEAAQAEYIFDLMEKFAGYGFNKSHSAAYALVSYQTAWLKTHYPAAFAAATLSADMDATDKVRNFYEDAIANGLEVLAPDINLSDHRFVPIDAKRIRYGLGAVKGTGEAAIAAIIQAREAGGQFSDLFDFCRRVDRRIVNRRVIEALVRAGAFDALNPNRAQLFNAVGLAMEWGDTMQRNAVQDSLFGEAMSEAPPALPELAEWSLKEKLVQEKAALGFYFSGHPFDAYRQDLAGIIDKGLNQLTPQQQPVWLAGVVMAVNTRMTRRGKMASVLLDDGAGQVDVAVFNEKFEARRDLLKEDALLIVQGKVSHDDYSGGLRVTADELYDLEGARSKHADRLRLSMNGEADADRLRRLLQPYRQSAAGTGCPVAVHYRNGDAQCVIELGDGWRVRLSNELLDELRHWLRPENVRINYQRPRAA, from the coding sequence ATGACCCAGCCCCAGTTCGCCCACCTGCGCCTGCACAGCGAGTACTCCATCCAGGACGGCTTGCTGCGCATCGGCGAGGCGGTGCAGCAGGCGAAGGCGGATGCCATGCCGGCCCTGGCCCTGACCGATCTGGCCAATGTGTTCGGCCTGGTCAAGTTCTATTCCGCCGCGCGCAAGGCCGGGGTGAAGCCGGTCTGCGGCTGCGACATCTGGGTGGCGGAGCCTGGGCAGATCGACAAGCCCAACCGCCTGTTGCTGCTGGTCCAGCAGCGCGAGGGCTATCGCCGGCTGTGCGAGCTTTTGACCCGGGCCTATCGCGACAACCTGCACCGCGGCCGTGCCATCGTCGACCCGCGCTGGTTCGACGAGCTGGGCACCGAGGGCCTGATCGCCCTGTCCGGCGCCCACCTGGGCGATGTCGGCCAGGCCCTGCTCAACGAGGCTCAGGGCCAGGCGCGCAAGCTGGCCCGGCACTGGGCGAAGCGGTTCCCCGAGCGCTATTACCTGGAGATCCAGCGCGACGGCCGGGCAGAGGCCGAGCCGCATCTGGTGCGGGCGGTGGAGCTGGCGGCCGAGCTCGGTCTGCCCGTGGTCGCCACCCATCCGGTCCAATTCCTCAAGCGCGACGACTACAAGGCGCACGAGGCACGGGTCTGCATCGCCGAGGGCGCGATCCTGGCCGACCGCCGGCGGCCACGCCTGTTCACCGAAGAGGACTATTTCAAGAGCCAGGCCGAGATGGCCGAACTGTTCGCCGACCTGCCCGAGGCCCTGGCCAACAGCGTGGAAATCGCCCGTCGCTGCAACCTGACCCTGGAGCTGGGCAAGAACAAACTGCCGCTGTTCCCGACGCCTGAGGGGATGACCCTGGACGATTACCTGCGGCAGCGTTCGCAGGAGGGTCTGGCCCAGCGCCTGGAACTGCTTTATCCCGACCCGGTCAAGCGTGCTGAAGTCCTGCCCGGCTATCAGGAACGGCTGGAGTTCGAGCTGGGCACCATCATCCAGATGGGCTTTCCCGGCTACTTCCTGATCGTGGCCGACTTCATCAACTGGGCCAAGCACAACGGCGTGCCGGTCGGGCCGGGCCGGGGATCCGGCGCCGGCTCCCTGGTCGCCTATTGCCTGGGCATCACCGACCTCGACCCCACCCGCTACGACCTGCTGTTCGAGCGCTTCCTCAACCCCGAGCGGGTGTCCATGCCCGACTTCGACGTCGACTTCTGCCAGGACGGCCGCGACCGGGTGATCCAGTACGTGCGCGACAAGTACGGTCACGACGCGGTGTCCCAGATCGCCACCTTCGGCACCCTGGGCTCCAAGTCGGTGATCCGCGATGTCGGCCGCGTGCTCGACATGCCCTACAACTTCTGCGACACGCTGTCCAAACTGGTGCCGATCGAGGGCGTCAAGCCGGTGCCCTTGGCCCGCGCGCTGGAGCAGGAACCGCAGCTCAAGGAGAAATACGAGGCCGAGGAGGACGTGAAGGAGCTGTTCGAGCTGGCCTTCAGCCTGGAAGACCTGACCCGCAACGTCGGCATGCACGCCGGCGGCGTGCTGATCGCGCCGGGCAAGCTGACCGATTTCTGTCCGCTCTACCGGGCCGAGGGTTCGGAGGCCATGGTCTCCCAGTTCGACAAGGACGACGTGGAGAAGGCCGGCCTGGTGAAGTTCGACTTCCTTGGTCTGCGCACGCTGACCATCATCGACTGGGCGGTGCGCTACATCAAACGCCTGCACCCCGAAGTCGACCTGCGCATGGAAACCCTGCCGCTGGACGACGCGGCCACCTACAAGCTGCTCAAGGCCTGCAACACCACGGCCGTGTTCCAGCTCGAATCACGCGGCATGAAGGACCTGATCCGGCGCCTGCAGCCGGACTGCTTCGAGGACCTGATCGCGCTGGTCGCCCTGTTCCGTCCGGGCCCGCTGGAATCCGGCATGGTGGACGACTTCATCAACCGCAAGCACGGCCGGGCCGAGCTCTCTTATCTGCATCCCATGCTGGAAGGCGTGCTGAAACCGACCTACGGCGTCATCGTCTACCAGGAACAGGTGATGCAGATCGCCCAGATCATGGGTGGCTACACCCTGGGCGCCGCCGACCTCTTGCGCCGGGCCATGGGCAAAAAGAAGCCGGAGGAGATGGCCCAGCACCGCGGCATCTTCGTCGAGGGCGCGGTGAAGAAGGGCGTCGAAGCGGCGCAGGCCGAATACATCTTCGACCTGATGGAGAAATTCGCCGGCTACGGCTTCAACAAGTCGCACTCGGCCGCCTATGCGCTGGTCTCCTATCAGACCGCCTGGCTCAAGACCCATTACCCTGCGGCCTTCGCCGCCGCCACCCTGTCGGCCGACATGGACGCCACCGACAAGGTGCGCAACTTCTATGAGGACGCCATCGCCAACGGCCTGGAGGTGCTGGCGCCCGACATCAACCTGTCCGACCACCGCTTCGTGCCGATCGACGCCAAGCGCATCCGCTACGGCCTGGGCGCGGTCAAGGGCACCGGCGAGGCGGCTATCGCCGCCATCATCCAGGCGCGCGAGGCGGGCGGCCAGTTTTCCGACCTGTTCGACTTCTGCCGCCGGGTCGACCGCCGCATCGTCAACCGCCGGGTGATCGAGGCCCTGGTTCGGGCCGGCGCCTTCGATGCGCTCAACCCCAACCGGGCGCAGCTGTTCAACGCGGTCGGCCTGGCCATGGAGTGGGGCGACACCATGCAGCGCAACGCCGTGCAGGACAGCCTGTTCGGCGAGGCGATGAGCGAGGCGCCGCCAGCGTTGCCGGAACTGGCGGAATGGTCGCTCAAGGAAAAGCTGGTGCAGGAAAAGGCCGCGCTCGGCTTCTATTTCAGCGGCCATCCCTTCGATGCCTATCGCCAGGATCTGGCCGGCATCATCGACAAGGGCCTGAACCAGCTCACCCCGCAACAGCAGCCGGTGTGGCTGGCCGGCGTGGTCATGGCGGTGAACACCCGCATGACCCGGCGCGGCAAGATGGCCTCGGTGCTGCTGGACGATGGTGCCGGCCAGGTCGACGTCGCCGTGTTCAACGAGAAGTTCGAGGCGCGGCGCGATCTTTTGAAAGAGGACGCCCTGCTCATCGTGCAGGGCAAGGTCAGCCACGACGACTACTCCGGCGGCCTGCGGGTGACGGCCGATGAGTTGTACGACTTGGAAGGTGCCCGTAGCAAACATGCCGACCGCCTGCGCCTGTCCATGAACGGCGAGGCCGACGCCGACCGCCTGCGCCGCCTGCTCCAACCCTACCGCCAGTCGGCGGCAGGCACCGGTTGCCCGGTCGCCGTCCACTATCGCAACGGCGACGCGCAATGCGTCATCGAACTGGGCGACGGCTGGCGGGTGCGCCTGAGCAACGAGTTGCTCGACGAGTTGCGCCACTGGTTGCGGCCGGAGAACGTCCGCATCAACTATCAGCGTCCCCGCGCGGCCTGA
- a CDS encoding HDOD domain-containing protein has product MTPKQWLELLGPTDLPVFRQTEQRLALLARRGEGIKTGDIAAVILNDPLMTLRIIHDANNRKSRHFDTEITTVDHALMMLGVSVFFEKYQGLKTVEDALSNQPRALQGAYVQLQRCLHATWQARDFAVLHIDIRAEEVQVAALLGEISELLLWVLTPETALKLRKLRRKQAEAEQEVLGGSIQQLQQTILQAWHVPVMTREMLTATIPAKPRQTMLRTALAISRSAEDGWWSESLPAEYEALGELLSIPAEKVAGIVHNNAVHAARANGWVPALPAARWLPMLPGTWPPEPEEEENHEACPMPDKQVFRESLKAIESHQDGTLTLAQMSAQILRGLHTGLGLSRILFAMITPDGKRVKSRFTLGIAHEDPLRHFEFNLGGKDLFGQLMSRMQGIWINADNRERLWPLVQPNLREMIGVGDFYAMSLYAGDKPLGLIYADRGHGVCGLDALIYTDFKMLCLQAARGLAKVKA; this is encoded by the coding sequence ATGACGCCCAAGCAGTGGCTCGAGCTCCTCGGACCTACCGACCTGCCGGTCTTCCGCCAGACCGAACAGCGCTTGGCCCTGCTCGCCCGCCGGGGCGAAGGGATCAAGACCGGCGACATCGCGGCCGTGATCCTGAACGACCCGCTGATGACCCTGCGCATCATCCATGATGCGAATAACCGCAAGTCGCGACATTTCGACACTGAGATCACCACCGTCGACCATGCCCTGATGATGCTCGGCGTCAGCGTCTTCTTCGAGAAATACCAGGGCCTGAAAACCGTCGAGGATGCCCTGAGCAATCAACCCCGCGCCCTGCAGGGTGCGTATGTCCAGTTGCAGCGCTGTCTGCACGCCACTTGGCAAGCCCGGGACTTTGCTGTTCTGCACATCGACATCCGGGCCGAGGAGGTACAGGTGGCGGCCCTGCTTGGCGAAATCAGTGAGCTGCTGCTCTGGGTGCTGACACCGGAGACCGCGCTCAAGCTGCGGAAGCTGCGACGCAAACAGGCCGAAGCGGAGCAGGAGGTCTTGGGCGGCAGCATCCAGCAGCTGCAGCAAACTATATTGCAGGCCTGGCACGTACCGGTCATGACCCGCGAGATGCTCACCGCGACCATTCCGGCCAAGCCGCGTCAAACCATGCTGCGCACGGCTCTGGCCATCAGCCGCAGTGCCGAGGATGGCTGGTGGTCGGAGTCGCTGCCTGCGGAATACGAGGCCTTGGGCGAACTGCTGTCCATACCGGCCGAAAAGGTCGCCGGCATCGTCCACAACAATGCCGTCCATGCCGCACGCGCCAACGGCTGGGTCCCCGCCCTGCCGGCCGCGCGCTGGCTCCCCATGCTACCTGGGACGTGGCCGCCGGAACCGGAGGAAGAGGAAAACCACGAGGCCTGTCCCATGCCCGACAAGCAGGTATTCCGGGAGAGCCTCAAGGCGATCGAGAGCCACCAGGATGGCACACTCACGCTGGCGCAGATGAGCGCCCAGATCCTGCGCGGCCTGCATACCGGCCTGGGGCTCTCGCGCATCCTGTTCGCCATGATCACGCCAGACGGCAAGCGGGTGAAATCGCGCTTCACCCTGGGCATCGCCCACGAAGACCCATTGCGCCATTTCGAATTCAACCTCGGCGGCAAGGACCTGTTCGGCCAGTTGATGAGCAGGATGCAGGGCATCTGGATCAACGCCGACAATCGCGAGCGGCTCTGGCCCCTGGTCCAGCCGAATCTGCGCGAAATGATCGGCGTCGGCGATTTTTATGCGATGTCGCTTTATGCCGGCGACAAGCCGCTGGGCCTGATCTATGCCGACCGTGGCCACGGCGTATGCGGCCTGGATGCCCTGATCTATACCGACTTCAAGATGCTCTGCCTGCAGGCCGCACGCGGCCTGGCCAAGGTGAAGGCGTGA
- a CDS encoding pentapeptide repeat-containing protein, producing MSHTRWYVRRNNKVVGPFPQPQIEEYLSSGKLLRSDEISHDRETWISIDQCGHFPQTPKPAPASTHGHHRWYIRKHGKVAGPFPQAQIAEYLVLGRLVRSDEISLDRETWVSVQDSGYFPEGAGQIQVCESEEEGAWLSERAQARHRWLDERLYADTDAAAERRQAEPEPLQALRHDHQVTKQMILAERRQGPKLWVGLLVFLSLAAAAAGIWYGQGDGVVLVKATVGPPDCNASGPGVNWSGCTKVAANLQGAKLRHSKLVGTKLDEADIRIADLSLADLSRASLRAANLEGAGLRAADLTGADLTGANLAATDLSYATFTGAKLDGVRLDGARLDKAAWIDGRICAEGSVGACR from the coding sequence ATGAGCCATACCCGCTGGTACGTCCGCAGGAACAACAAGGTAGTCGGTCCCTTTCCCCAGCCGCAGATCGAGGAATATCTCTCCAGCGGCAAACTTCTACGCAGCGATGAGATCAGCCACGATCGGGAGACCTGGATCAGCATCGATCAATGCGGCCATTTCCCCCAGACGCCCAAGCCGGCGCCGGCCTCAACCCATGGCCATCACCGCTGGTATATCCGCAAGCACGGCAAGGTGGCCGGCCCCTTCCCCCAGGCCCAGATCGCCGAATATCTCGTGCTCGGCCGCCTGGTGCGCAGCGATGAGATCAGCCTGGATCGCGAGACTTGGGTGAGCGTGCAGGACAGCGGCTATTTCCCGGAGGGTGCGGGCCAGATTCAGGTCTGCGAGTCGGAAGAAGAGGGCGCCTGGCTCTCGGAGCGCGCGCAGGCCCGCCACCGCTGGCTGGACGAGCGGCTGTATGCCGATACCGACGCCGCTGCGGAACGCCGACAGGCAGAACCCGAGCCCTTGCAGGCCCTGCGCCACGATCATCAGGTGACCAAGCAGATGATCCTGGCAGAGCGCCGGCAAGGTCCCAAGTTGTGGGTCGGCTTGTTGGTCTTCCTCAGCCTCGCTGCTGCTGCTGCTGGCATCTGGTATGGCCAGGGTGATGGCGTGGTGCTGGTCAAGGCTACGGTGGGGCCGCCCGATTGCAATGCTAGCGGGCCAGGGGTGAACTGGAGCGGCTGCACCAAGGTGGCGGCAAATCTGCAAGGCGCAAAGCTTAGGCACAGCAAGCTGGTCGGTACCAAGCTGGACGAGGCGGATATTCGGATTGCCGATCTCAGCTTGGCCGACTTGAGTCGCGCCAGTCTGCGGGCGGCCAATCTGGAGGGGGCCGGCCTGCGGGCCGCCGATCTCACCGGTGCCGATCTGACCGGCGCCAATCTGGCAGCGACCGATCTGAGCTATGCCACCTTCACCGGCGCCAAACTCGATGGCGTGCGGCTGGATGGCGCCCGCCTCGACAAGGCAGCCTGGATCGACGGCCGCATCTGTGCCGAGGGATCGGTCGGCGCATGTCGGTGA
- the ppsA gene encoding phosphoenolpyruvate synthase — MDYILRFHELSMRDVDKVGGKNASLGEMIRNLRQEGVRVPDGFATTADAFRELLARDGLDRRIVERLAGLDVADVQALARCGKEIRQWIVKTPLPAGLERAIRAAHAELCREAGGDVAFAVRSSATAEDLPDASFAGQQETYLNIRGIDNLLDAVKRCFASLYNDRAIAYRVHHGFEHGQVALSAGIQRMVRSDSGAAGVMFTLDTESGFPDVVFINAAYGLGETVVQGSVNPDEYYVHKPGLAAGRQAVIRRKLGEKAIRMVFSDEVRAEVSTRIEPVPEALRHRFALSEAEILELARYAVAIERHYGRPMDIEWGRDGIDGRLYILQARPETVKSRAGRVLERYQLQERGPVLAEGRAIGARIGQGRALVVRSAADMHLVQDGDVLVTEMTDPDWEPVMKRASAIVTDRGGRTCHAAIVARELGVPAVVGTGDATAKVKTGQTVTVSCAEGEDGRVYEGLLKFQHSVIELSAMPELPVKIMMNVGNPEQAFQFAMLPHEGVGLARLEFIINTAIGIHPNAALDYPRLPDEVRGEIERRMRGHEDPIDFYVGKLAEGVATIAAAFWPKRVIVRMSDFKSNEYANLIGGRLYEPTEENPMLGFRGAGRYAHPSFRRAFELECRAIRRVREEMGLSNVEVMLPFVRTLEDADAALAVLAENGLKRGEQGLKVVMMCEIPSNVLLAEQFLQRFDGFSIGSNDLTQLTLGVDRDSSLVASAFDERNPAVKKLLAEAIAACKRQGKYVGICGQGPSDHPDLAEWLVQQGIDSLSLNPDTVVNTWLRLAGREA; from the coding sequence ATGGACTATATCTTGCGTTTTCATGAACTGTCCATGCGCGACGTGGACAAGGTCGGCGGCAAGAACGCCTCGCTCGGCGAGATGATCCGCAACCTGCGGCAGGAAGGGGTGCGGGTGCCGGACGGCTTCGCCACCACGGCCGATGCCTTCCGCGAACTCCTGGCCCGGGACGGCCTGGACCGGCGGATCGTCGAGCGCCTGGCGGGTCTGGACGTGGCCGACGTGCAGGCCTTGGCTCGCTGCGGCAAGGAGATTCGGCAATGGATCGTGAAGACGCCTTTGCCAGCCGGGTTGGAGCGTGCGATTCGTGCGGCGCACGCGGAGCTGTGCCGGGAAGCCGGGGGCGATGTCGCCTTCGCCGTGCGTTCCTCGGCCACCGCCGAAGACCTGCCGGACGCCTCCTTCGCCGGCCAGCAGGAGACCTATCTCAACATCCGCGGCATCGACAACCTGCTCGATGCGGTCAAGCGCTGCTTCGCCTCGCTCTACAACGATCGCGCCATCGCCTACCGGGTGCATCACGGCTTCGAGCATGGCCAGGTCGCGCTGTCGGCCGGCATTCAGCGCATGGTGCGCTCGGACAGCGGGGCGGCCGGCGTGATGTTCACCCTCGATACCGAATCCGGCTTCCCTGACGTGGTGTTCATCAATGCCGCCTACGGCCTGGGCGAGACCGTGGTGCAGGGCTCGGTCAATCCGGACGAGTATTACGTGCACAAGCCCGGCCTGGCCGCGGGCAGGCAGGCGGTGATTCGCAGGAAGCTGGGCGAAAAGGCGATCCGCATGGTCTTCAGCGATGAGGTGCGGGCCGAGGTCTCGACCCGCATCGAGCCGGTGCCCGAGGCTTTGCGTCACCGCTTCGCCCTGAGCGAGGCGGAGATCCTCGAGCTGGCGCGCTATGCCGTGGCCATCGAGAGGCACTATGGCCGGCCGATGGACATCGAATGGGGCCGCGACGGCATCGACGGCCGGCTCTACATCCTGCAGGCTCGGCCGGAGACGGTGAAGTCGCGCGCGGGCCGGGTGCTGGAGCGCTATCAGCTGCAGGAGCGCGGGCCGGTGCTGGCCGAAGGCCGGGCGATCGGGGCCAGGATCGGCCAGGGCCGGGCCTTGGTGGTGCGCAGCGCGGCGGACATGCACCTGGTGCAGGACGGCGATGTCCTGGTCACCGAGATGACCGACCCCGACTGGGAACCGGTGATGAAGCGGGCCTCGGCCATCGTCACCGACCGCGGCGGCCGCACCTGCCATGCCGCCATCGTCGCGCGCGAGCTCGGGGTGCCGGCCGTGGTCGGCACGGGCGATGCCACGGCCAAGGTCAAGACCGGCCAGACGGTGACCGTGTCCTGCGCCGAGGGCGAGGATGGCCGGGTTTATGAAGGCCTGTTGAAATTCCAGCACAGCGTCATCGAACTGTCGGCCATGCCCGAGCTGCCGGTGAAGATCATGATGAACGTCGGCAATCCGGAGCAGGCCTTCCAATTCGCCATGCTGCCGCATGAGGGGGTGGGCCTGGCCCGACTCGAATTCATCATCAACACCGCCATCGGCATTCACCCCAATGCGGCGCTGGACTATCCCAGGCTGCCGGACGAGGTGCGGGGCGAGATCGAGCGGCGCATGCGCGGCCATGAAGATCCGATCGACTTCTACGTCGGCAAGCTGGCCGAGGGCGTGGCCACCATCGCCGCCGCCTTCTGGCCCAAGCGGGTGATCGTACGGATGTCGGACTTCAAGTCCAACGAATATGCCAATCTGATCGGCGGCAGGCTGTACGAACCGACCGAGGAAAACCCCATGCTCGGCTTCCGCGGCGCCGGTCGCTACGCTCATCCCTCGTTCCGCCGCGCCTTCGAGCTCGAATGCCGGGCCATCCGCCGGGTGCGCGAGGAGATGGGCCTGTCCAATGTCGAGGTCATGCTGCCCTTCGTCCGCACTCTGGAAGACGCCGACGCCGCCCTGGCCGTGCTGGCCGAGAACGGCCTCAAGCGCGGCGAGCAGGGGCTCAAGGTGGTGATGATGTGCGAGATACCATCCAACGTGCTGCTGGCCGAGCAATTCCTCCAGCGCTTCGACGGCTTCTCCATCGGTTCCAACGATCTGACCCAACTCACCCTCGGGGTCGACCGCGATTCCAGCCTGGTCGCGTCCGCTTTCGACGAGCGCAATCCGGCGGTGAAGAAACTGCTCGCCGAGGCGATCGCCGCCTGCAAGCGCCAGGGAAAATACGTCGGCATCTGCGGCCAGGGGCCGTCGGATCACCCGGATCTGGCCGAGTGGCTGGTGCAGCAGGGGATCGACAGCCTGTCGCTGAATCCGGATACGGTGGTCAACACCTGGCTCAGGCTGGCGGGGCGTGAGGCGTGA
- the ppsR gene encoding pyruvate, water dikinase regulatory protein yields the protein MSDSRPVFFVSDHTGITAELIGKSLLSQFPGQAFTFVSLPFIDSQEKAEIAVRRIEAERARSHLRPLVISTLAEPELRHLIAQTDSLFLDIFPCFLQALETELGCPATPALGLAHGMSDAGQYRARMDAVNYALAADDGLATERYGQADLILVGVSRSGKTPTSLYMAMQYGLRVANYPLTPEDLERTELPECLRTYRSKLRGLSLSAERLAQIRAERRPDSRYASLPNCQAELQAAERMLRAAQIPIIETTQRSVEEIAALLKQSLATA from the coding sequence ATGAGCGATTCGCGCCCGGTCTTCTTCGTCTCCGACCACACGGGGATCACCGCCGAACTCATCGGCAAGAGCCTGCTGTCGCAGTTCCCCGGTCAGGCATTCACTTTCGTCAGTCTACCCTTCATCGACAGCCAAGAAAAAGCCGAAATCGCCGTTCGCCGCATCGAGGCGGAACGCGCGCGCAGCCACTTGCGCCCCCTGGTGATCTCTACCCTGGCCGAACCGGAATTGCGCCACCTCATCGCCCAGACCGACAGCCTGTTCCTGGATATCTTCCCCTGTTTTCTGCAGGCGCTGGAAACCGAGTTGGGCTGCCCGGCCACCCCTGCCCTGGGTCTGGCCCATGGCATGAGCGACGCAGGGCAATACCGCGCGCGGATGGATGCGGTGAACTATGCCCTCGCCGCCGACGACGGCCTGGCCACCGAGCGCTACGGCCAAGCCGACCTGATCCTGGTCGGAGTGTCGCGCAGTGGCAAGACGCCGACCTCGCTCTACATGGCCATGCAATACGGCCTGCGCGTAGCCAATTACCCGTTGACGCCGGAGGACCTGGAAAGGACGGAGTTGCCGGAATGCTTGCGGACGTACCGTTCGAAGCTGCGCGGACTGAGCCTGTCGGCCGAGCGACTGGCGCAGATCCGGGCGGAACGCCGACCGGACAGCCGATATGCCAGCTTGCCCAATTGTCAGGCGGAGCTGCAGGCGGCCGAGCGCATGCTGCGAGCTGCCCAGATTCCCATCATCGAAACCACCCAGCGCTCGGTGGAAGAGATCGCCGCCCTGCTCAAGCAATCATTGGCGACCGCCTGA
- a CDS encoding DUF7230 family protein, with the protein MSKRVSGPPRRPRNPVAKAVRSPAFRMQVVPDKRKKWPKHPAQDEIASASSEDEKRRIEDDADAED; encoded by the coding sequence ATGTCCAAGCGCGTTTCCGGCCCGCCGCGCCGCCCGCGCAACCCGGTGGCCAAGGCGGTGCGTAGCCCGGCCTTTCGCATGCAAGTGGTGCCGGATAAGCGCAAGAAATGGCCTAAACACCCCGCGCAGGATGAGATCGCTTCGGCCTCGAGCGAGGATGAAAAGCGTCGAATCGAAGACGATGCGGACGCTGAAGATTGA